In Populus nigra chromosome 1, ddPopNigr1.1, whole genome shotgun sequence, one genomic interval encodes:
- the LOC133704039 gene encoding glutamate receptor 2.7-like: MNMFNHMIFSFFALTFLFMLKKTAAEGVHAKGINIGAIIDMSSRIGKEQRVAMEIAMADFHGTGNQTLFLHIKDSQRDPVSAALAAMDLINNQQVQAILGPQTWEEALSVAEISSQTKVPILSLADTTPKWATERWPFLLQASPSKQEQMKAIAAIVQSWNWHQVTVIYEGTDSSAIAVTPYLFNALRDAGVGVIQGLVLPTFASTITLSKELEKLKSEQSRVFVVHLSFPLAVRLFEKAKKMKMMEKDYVWITTNPITSLVHSNASIISSSMQGIIGVKSYFPERGHHFHEIRQRFRRKFSIQNPKDDNNEPGIYAAEAYDAVWTMAVAVNGSNRVGQELLERILQVDFHGLSGKVQFVKFINKRAPANRFHINVIGKSYKELGFWSKGLGFCKTIHENSIYSSCMTDLEQALWPEGPWHTSRGWTLATSANPWRIGVPGESGYREFVHVEYDHLGNSVNFSGFAIEVFKETIRRLPFIFPYEFIAFKNTSYDELVKQIYLKKYDAVVGDVVILASRYQLAEFTKPYTETGLMLIVPAQSGNRGLSFIRPFTKSMWVLIAVITVYNGFIIWLIERNHCPSLKGSMLHQIGIMLWLAFNTLFSLHGGKMHSNLSRMSMVVWLFVALVITQTYTANLSSMLTVQKLDGAAPNVEALLNSNAVVGYCTGSYLQNYLVDVLRFKTQNIRNYTTLEAYAQAFKNKEIAAVFLEVPLAKLFLAKYCRRFVSVGPTYKVGGFGFALPRGSPLLPSIDEALLKVSENGTLLELENRLIKPGNCPDVEDENHSLSLSSFGTLFIITTGTSTISLAIYIFSRGNSMLGYTTIWRLMMAAMRFWVCQRQITRRLSNAENSVNNLAPQASSMQSLV; the protein is encoded by the exons ATGAACATGTTTAACCATATGatcttctctttctttgcattaacctttttatttatgCTGAAGAAAACAGCAGCAGAGGGAGTCCATGCAAAAGGCATCAATATTGGAGCTATTATCGATATGAGTTCACGTATTGGTAAAGAGCAGAGAGTTGCCATGGAAATTGCAATGGCGGATTTCCATGGCACCGGCAATCAGACCTTGTTTCTTCACATTAAAGATTCTCAAAGGGATCCTGTCTCTGCAGCTCTTGCAG CAATGGATCTCATCAACAATCAACAAGTACAAGCCATTTTAGGACCACAGACGTGGGAAGAGGCGTTATCAGTCGCTGAGATCAGTAGCCAAACTAAGGTTCCAATTCTTTCTTTGGCTGACACCACTCCCAAATGGGCAACAGAGCGATGGCCTTTCCTGCTTCAAGCTTCACCTAGCAAGCAAGAGCAAATGAAAGCCATTGCAGCTATTGTGCAATCATGGAACTGGCATCAGGTCACTGTAATATACGAAGGTACGGATTCATCAGCTATCGCAGTCACACCATATCTCTTTAATGCCCTGAGAGATGCAGGTGTAGGAGTCATCCAAGGTCTCGTCCTCCCTACTTTTGCTTCTACCATTACGTTGTCTAAAGAGCTCGAAAAACTTAAAAGTGAGCAGAGCAGAGTCTTTGTTGTTCATTTGTCCTTCCCTTTGGCCGTGCGACTATTtgaaaaggcaaagaaaatgaaaatgatggaAAAAGACTATGTATGGATCACGACAAATCCCATTACAAGCCTTGTTCACTCCAATGCCTCTATTATCTCCTCGTCAATGCAGGGAATAATAGGGGTCAAGAGTTATTTCCCTGAAAGAGGGCACCATTTTCATGAGATTCGTCAAAGATTTCGAAGGAAATTTAGCATACAAAATCCTAAAGATGACAACAATGAACCTGGAATTTATGCAGCAGAGGCCTATGATGCAGTTTGGACAATGGCTGTAGCGGTGAATGGAAGTAACCGAGTAGGTCAAGAGTTGTTAGAAAGAATTTTGCAAGTGGACTTCCATGGTCTATCAGGAAAAGTTCAGTTCGTCAAATTCATCAACAAAAGAGCTCCTGCTAACAGATTTCATATCAATGTAATTGGAAAGAGTTACAAGGAACTTGGGTTTTGGTCAAAAGGATTAGGCTTCTGTAAGACTATCCATGAAAATTCTATTTACAGCTCTTGTATGACTGATTTGGAGCAAGCGCTATGGCCAGAGGGACCGTGGCATACTTCAAGAGGATGGACTCTAGCAACGAGTGCAAACCCATGGCGAATTGGTGTGCCTGGCGAATCAGGTTATAGAGAGTTTGTGCATGTGGAATATGATCACTTGGGAAATAGTGTTAATTTTTCTGGATTTGCAATCGAGGTTTTCAAAGAAACTATACGACGCTTGCCGTTCATTTTTCCATACGAGTTCATTGCCTTCAAAAACACTTCTTATGATGAGCTAGTAAAACAAATCTATCTCAAG AAGTATGATGCAGTAGTTGGTGATGTGGTAATATTGGCTAGCAGATACCAGCTCGCAGAATTCACAAAGCCTTACACGGAAACAGGATTGATGCTGATAGTCCCTGCTCAATCAGGCAATAGAGGATTGTCATTCATCAGACCCTTCACAAAATCCATGTGGGTTCTAATTGCAGTCATAACTGTCTACAATGGTTTTATAATTTGGTTGATAGAGCGAAATCATTGCCCTTCACTTAAGGGTTCTATGCTGCATCAAATAGGAATAATGCTTTGGTTAGCCTTCAACACTCTTTTCTCGTTACATG GGGGGAAAATGCATAGCAATCTATCCAGGATGTCGATGGTAGTCTGGCTATTCGTGGCGCTAGTAATCACACAGACTTACACAGCTAACCTTTCGAGCATGCTTACTGTCCAGAAGCTTGATGGTGCTGCTCCTAATGTTGAGGCCCTGCTAAATAGCAATGCAGTTGTTGGATATTGCACAGGTTCCTACCTGCAAAATTATTTGGTGGATGTTTTACGTTTCAAGACGCAAAACATCAGGAATTATACCACACTGGAGGCTTATGCTCAAGCATTCAAGAACAAAGAAATTGCTGCTGTCTTTCTTGAAGTTCCTCTGGCCAAATTATTCCTTGCAAAGTACTGCCGCCGCTTTGTCTCAGTAGGGCCAACGTACAAAGTCGGAGGGTTTGGATTT GCATTGCCCCGTGGATCTCCATTACTTCCTAGCATCGACGAAGCTCTACTGAAAGTATCTGAAAATGGAACTCTACTGGAACTAGAGAACAGACTCATTAAGCCAGGAAATTGCCCAGATGTGGAAGATGAAAATCATAGCCTTAGCCTCAGCAGCTTTGGGACACTCTTCATAATAACCACCGGCACATCAACAATCTCCCTTGCAATCTACATTTTCTCAAGAGGCAATTCCATGCTCGGATACACAACCATATGGAGACTTATGATGGCTGCAATGAGATTTTGGGTCTGTCAAAGGCAGATCACTAGAAGATTAAGCAATGCTGAGAATTCTGTTAATAATTTGGCTCCGCAGGCATCAAGCATGCAATCTCTTGTATGA
- the LOC133690668 gene encoding glutamate receptor 2.7-like, whose amino-acid sequence MGTLPHAFSLFALILLLTSGTGADQSTKTQAIFKGSTGIGAIVDTSSRIGKEEIVAMEVAKEDFYSFGNLTFLLINDSQKDTIHAALEAKDLIDTRQVQAIIGPQTWEEVSLVAEIARETQVPILSLADTAPEWAPERWPSLLQASPDKRAQMKAIAAIVQSWNWHQVIVIYEDTDSSARGVIPHLHDALREVNSEVSQFVAFSPFATSDSMSKELENIKSKQFCRVFVVHLSFKLAVRLFEMAKKMEMMKKDYVWITTDPFTSLVHSINASVISSMQGILGVRSYFPKMGRRFETFNQRFRTRFSRKFPLEEKKEPGIYAVQAYDAMRTIALGLNKAGSKGGGKELLENILDADFRGLSGKVKFKNQKVAAAEIFEIVNVIGTGYNELGNWTYWSNGSGFSENIHENSTYNSSMIDLEQVHWPGGPRYTPRGWTTLTSAKLFRIGVASLSGYEEYVKVESDDRLGTNFSGFANEVFKATTASMPFFPPYEFQYFNGSYNELVEQLHLKNFDAVVGDVEIVASRHQYAEFTYPYTETGLVLIVPVRSSSKAWSFIKPFTATMWVLISVITVYNGFVVWWIERKHCDELQGSIPNQIGIMIWLSFNTLFSLNGPKLHSNLSRMSGVVWLFVALIIIQTYTANLTSMLTVQRLEPTIPTVEELLNSNAMVGCCTGSYTERYLAEVLKFKSQNLLHFQSAESYAKGFEDKKISAAFLGTPFAKIFLAKYCNSFIQIGPPYKIGGFRFAFPRGSPLLASMNEALLNLSENGTLQELEKRWITPQKCPKMPSDSSSLGPSGFRELFFITGGTTTIAFVIYVCHTNLLRHKNVWGIISAVLKRWLSSRRHFTSRRVAKVEIPPKAFPEAPVSLA is encoded by the exons ATGGGTACTTTGCCTCACGCCTTCTCGTTGTTCGCTCTAATTTTGCTCTTGACATCGGGTACAGGAGCCGATCAAAGCACCAAGACACAGGCTATTTTCAAAGGAAGTACTGGAATAGGAGCTATTGTGGATACAAGTTCCCGTATTGGCAAAGAAGAAATAGTAGCGATGGAAGTTGCAAAGGAGGATTTCTATAGCTTCGGAAATCTAACATTTTTGCTTATAAATGACTCTCAAAAGGATACCATCCATGCAGCTCTTGAAG CTAAGGATCTTATCGACACACGACAAGTACAAGCCATTATAGGACCACAGACATGGGAAGAGGTGTCATTAGTTGCTGAGATTGCAAGAGAAACACAGGTTCCAATTCTTTCTTTAGCTGACACAGCTCCAGAATGGGCACCTGAACGATGGCCTTCTCTACTTCAAGCTTCACCTGATAAGCGTGCTCAAATGAAAGCTATAGCTGCTATTGTGCAATCATGGAACTGGCATCAGGTCATTGTGATATATGAAGATACAGATTCTTCAGCAAGGGGAGTCATACCACATCTACATGATGCCCTTAGAGAAGTTAATTCAGAAGTAAGCCAATTTGTAGCCTTCTCTCCTTTTGCTACTTCTGATTCAATGTCCAAAGAgcttgaaaatatcaaaagcaAGCAGTTCTGTAGAGTCTTTGTTGTTCATTTGTCCTTCAAATTGGCTGTGCGGTTATTTGAAATGGCAAAGAAAATGGAAATGATGAAAAAGGACTACGTATGGATCACAACAGATCCCTTTACAAGCCTTGTCCATTCCATCAATGCCTCTGTAATATCCTCAATGCAAGGAATTCTAGGAGTCCGGAGTTACTTCCCTAAAATGGGACGGCGTTTCGAGACTTTTAATCAAAGATTTCGTACACGTTTTAGCAGAAAATTTCCcctggaagaaaagaaagagcctGGGATTTACGCCGTGCAAGCCTATGATGCTATGAGGACAATAGCTCTTGGATTAAATAAGGCCGGAAGTAAAGGGGGAGGGAAAGAGTTGTTGGAAAACATTTTGGACGCAGACTTTCGTGGTTTATCAGGTAAAGTTAAATTCAAAAACCAGAAAGTTGCTGCAGCAGAAATATTTGAGATCGTGAACGTAATAGGAACGGGTTACAATGAACTCGGGAATTGGACCTATTGGTCCAATGGATCAGGATTCTCGGAGAATATCCATGAAAATTCTACTTATAACTCGTCGATGATTGATTTGGAGCAAGTGCATTGGCCAGGGGGGCCTAGGTATACTCCAAGAGGATGGACTACACTGACAAGTGCTAAGCTATTTCGAATCGGAGTGGCTTCCTTGTCAGGTTACGAAGAATATGTGAAAGTGGAAAGTGATGATCGCTTGGGAACGAACTTCTCTGGTTTTGCAAACGAGGTCTTCAAAGCAACTACAGCAAGCATGCCATTCTTTCCGCCATACGAGTTCCAATACTTCAATGGAAGTTACAATGAACTTGTAGAGCAACTTCATCTAAAG AATTTTGACGCAGTTGTTGGTGATGTGGAAATAGTTGCAAGCAGACACCAATATGCAGAATTCACCTATCCATATACTGAAACAGGATTGGTGTTGATCGTCCCGGTCCGTTCGAGCAGTAAAGCATGGTCATTCATTAAACCATTCACCGCAACCATGTGGGTTTTAATCTCAGTGATTACAGTCTACAATGGTTTTGTTGTTTGGTGGATAGAGCGAAAGCATTGTGATGAACTACAAGGCTCCATCCCAAATCAAATTGGGATCATGATTTGGTTATCCTTCAACACTCTTTTCTCCTTGAATg GGCCAAAGCTTCATAGCAATCTATCAAGGATGTCAGGGGTGGTGTGGCTGTTTGTGGCTCTAATCATCATCCAGACGTACACAGCCAACCTCACAAGCATGCTAACTGTACAGAGGCTTGAACCCACTATACCAACCGTTGAAGAACTATTAAATAGCAATGCAATGGTTGGATGTTGTACAGGTTCCTATACGGAAAGATATTTGGCGGAAGTTCTAAAATTCAAGAGCCAAAACTTGCTGCATTTTCAGTCAGCAGAAAGTTATGCTAAAGGCTTCGAGGACAAGAAAATTTCTGCTGCCTTTCTTGGAACTCCCTTTGCCAAGATATTCCTTGCAAAATACTGCAATAGCTTCATCCAAATTGGACCACCGTACAAAATTGGAGGGTTTCGATTT GCGTTTCCGCGTGGATCTCCATTACTTGCTAGCATGAATGAGGCTCTACTGAATTTATCAGAAAATGGAACGCTACAAGAACTAGAGAAGAGATGGATTACCCCACAAAAATGCCCGAAGATGCCAAGTGATAGTTCCAGCCTTGGTCCCAGTGGATTTCGAGAACTTTTCTTTATAACTGGAGGCACAACAACAATTGCCTTCGTCATATACGTCTGTCACACTAATTTGTTGAGGCATAAAAACGTATGGGGAATTATCTCAGCTGTACTGAAACGGTGGCTCTCTTCGAGGAGGCATTTCACTAGTAGAAGAGTTGCCAAAGTAGAAATTCCTCCAAAAGCTTTTCCAGAGGCTCCAGTCTCGCTGGCTTGA